One window of the Micropterus dolomieu isolate WLL.071019.BEF.003 ecotype Adirondacks linkage group LG08, ASM2129224v1, whole genome shotgun sequence genome contains the following:
- the LOC123975353 gene encoding pyridoxal phosphate homeostasis protein isoform X2 has product MVVEAYRQGQRNFGENYVNELVDKASDPLILDSCPEIKWHFIGHLQKNNVNKLLGVPNLFLVETVDSAKLADRVNSSWQRIRGASTQRLKIMVQINTSGEQNKHGLPPEETVNTVKHIVSQCSALHFLGLMTIGRYGYDLTLGPNPDFQMLLSRRQEVCDSLKLPLEEVELSMGMSTDFEHAIEVGSTNVRVGSIIFGNRDYPNSAANTPNPSPAPSPAPSPAPSPEKSAKTVSEEAAKKMQHLTVSGH; this is encoded by the exons ATGGTTGTGGAAGCCTACAGACAAGGGCAGCGTAACTTTGGAGAAAATTAT GTTAATGAACTTGTGGACAAAGCTTCAGACCCTCTG ATTTTAGACTCATGTCCAGAAATCAAGTGGCACTTTATCGGCCATCTGCAGAAGAATAATGTCAACAAACTCTTGG GCGTGCCAAACCTGTTCCTTGTGGAGACCGTAGACTCTGCGAAACTGGCCGACAGGGTCAACAGCTCGTGGCAGCGGATCAGAGGAGCCAGCACACAGAGGTTAAAGATCATGGTGCAGATCAACACCAGCGGAGAACAGA ATAAACATGGGCTGCCACCAGAGGAGACGgtgaacacagtgaaacacatcGTGTCCCAGTGCTCCGCCCTGCATTTCTTAGGACTCATGACCATCGGCCGTTATGGCTACGACCTCACCCTGGGCCCCAACCCGGACTTTCAG ATGCTGCTGAGTCGGAGGCAGGAGGTGTGTGACAGTCTGAAGCTGCCTCTGGAGGAGGTAGAACTCAGCATGGGTATGTCCACAGATTTTGAACATGCG ATTGAGGTGGGCTCCACCAACGTGCGAGTGGGCAGTATTATATTTGGCAACAGGGACTATCCCAACAGTGCAGCGAACACTCCAAACCCCAGTCCGGCTCCCAGTCCGGCACCCAGTCCGGCGCCCAGCCCGGAGAAATCCGCCAAGACGGTGTCAGAAGAGGCCGCCAAGAAGATGCAGCACCTCACTGTGTCTGGACACTAA
- the LOC123975353 gene encoding pyridoxal phosphate homeostasis protein isoform X1, whose protein sequence is MWKVAMSEEVGKALRSVVERVNQAAARRPKTLPAVPPRLVAVSKTKPPDMVVEAYRQGQRNFGENYVNELVDKASDPLILDSCPEIKWHFIGHLQKNNVNKLLGVPNLFLVETVDSAKLADRVNSSWQRIRGASTQRLKIMVQINTSGEQNKHGLPPEETVNTVKHIVSQCSALHFLGLMTIGRYGYDLTLGPNPDFQMLLSRRQEVCDSLKLPLEEVELSMGMSTDFEHAIEVGSTNVRVGSIIFGNRDYPNSAANTPNPSPAPSPAPSPAPSPEKSAKTVSEEAAKKMQHLTVSGH, encoded by the exons ATGTGGAAAGTAGCAATGTCGGAGGAGGTTGGGAAGGCGCTTCGCTCGGTCGTGGAGCGGGTGAACCAGGCGGCGGCACGGCGGCCCAAG ACACTACCAGCTGTGCCGCCCCGCCTGGTAGCTGTCAGCAAGACCAAACCCCCAGACATGGTTGTGGAAGCCTACAGACAAGGGCAGCGTAACTTTGGAGAAAATTAT GTTAATGAACTTGTGGACAAAGCTTCAGACCCTCTG ATTTTAGACTCATGTCCAGAAATCAAGTGGCACTTTATCGGCCATCTGCAGAAGAATAATGTCAACAAACTCTTGG GCGTGCCAAACCTGTTCCTTGTGGAGACCGTAGACTCTGCGAAACTGGCCGACAGGGTCAACAGCTCGTGGCAGCGGATCAGAGGAGCCAGCACACAGAGGTTAAAGATCATGGTGCAGATCAACACCAGCGGAGAACAGA ATAAACATGGGCTGCCACCAGAGGAGACGgtgaacacagtgaaacacatcGTGTCCCAGTGCTCCGCCCTGCATTTCTTAGGACTCATGACCATCGGCCGTTATGGCTACGACCTCACCCTGGGCCCCAACCCGGACTTTCAG ATGCTGCTGAGTCGGAGGCAGGAGGTGTGTGACAGTCTGAAGCTGCCTCTGGAGGAGGTAGAACTCAGCATGGGTATGTCCACAGATTTTGAACATGCG ATTGAGGTGGGCTCCACCAACGTGCGAGTGGGCAGTATTATATTTGGCAACAGGGACTATCCCAACAGTGCAGCGAACACTCCAAACCCCAGTCCGGCTCCCAGTCCGGCACCCAGTCCGGCGCCCAGCCCGGAGAAATCCGCCAAGACGGTGTCAGAAGAGGCCGCCAAGAAGATGCAGCACCTCACTGTGTCTGGACACTAA